A genome region from Flammeovirga agarivorans includes the following:
- a CDS encoding HAD family hydrolase, with protein MKNIKVIAFDADDTLWINEPYFREFEDNYFKIIEKYMPKGELKKNLFDLVIHNLKMYGYGTRGLSLSMIEGAVKFSNGKVTAQEIEQILDLGKKMLNNPIKLLDGVIETLEYLKGRYRLVVATKGDLLEQEQKLIKSDLLQYFHHTEIVSEKTESEYQKLLQHLDVAPEEFLMIGNSLKSDIVPVLSLGAYAYHVPFHTTWAHEMIDHEIEENDRFKELNSILDITSIL; from the coding sequence ATGAAGAATATTAAAGTAATTGCCTTTGATGCAGACGATACACTATGGATTAACGAACCATACTTTAGAGAATTCGAAGACAATTATTTTAAAATTATTGAGAAGTACATGCCCAAGGGTGAACTGAAAAAGAATTTATTCGACCTCGTCATCCATAACTTAAAAATGTACGGCTACGGAACGAGGGGCCTGTCATTATCAATGATTGAAGGGGCTGTGAAGTTCTCTAATGGTAAAGTAACTGCCCAAGAAATCGAACAGATCTTAGATTTAGGTAAAAAAATGTTGAATAACCCAATAAAACTATTGGATGGAGTTATTGAGACGTTGGAATACTTAAAAGGGAGATATCGATTGGTAGTTGCGACGAAAGGTGACTTATTAGAACAGGAACAGAAGTTAATTAAATCAGATTTATTACAATATTTTCACCATACTGAGATTGTCTCAGAGAAAACGGAAAGCGAGTACCAAAAATTACTTCAACATTTGGATGTAGCACCCGAAGAATTTCTGATGATTGGTAACTCTTTGAAATCAGATATTGTACCTGTATTATCCTTAGGAGCCTACGCTTACCATGTTCCTTTCCATACTACTTGGGCCCATGAAATGATAGATCATGAAATTGAGGAAAATGATAGATTTAAGGAATTAAATTCTATATTAGACATAACATCTATCTTATAA